A window of the Fusarium fujikuroi IMI 58289 draft genome, chromosome FFUJ_chr09 genome harbors these coding sequences:
- a CDS encoding related to ketoreductases: protein MASAAAKRLTGKTILVTGASSGIGRSTALEFARTAPNNDIRLILTARRVDSLKELAEEIRKEVGDGVKVLPFKLDVSNPAEVNGIVGNLPEEWRNIDVLVNNAGLVKGVARAPEIAVEDINVMFQTNVTGLINMTQAILPIFLARPDGGHGDIINVGSIAGREPYPGGGIYCATKAAVRSFTDSLRKELIASRVRVIEIDPGQVETEFSVVRFYGDKEKADAVYAGCEPLTPDDIAEIIVFTATRRENVVVADTLVFPSHQAGAGIMHRKT, encoded by the exons AtggcttctgctgctgccaaacGCCTCACTGGCAAGACAATTCTTGTCACTGGTGCATCCTCCGGCATCGGCCGCTCCACGGCTCTGGAGTTCGCTCGGACTGCGCCCAATAATGATATTcgtctcatcctcactgcACGCCGTGTTGATTCCCTCAAGGAACTTGCTGAAGAAATCAGGAAAGAGGTCGGCGATGGTGTCAAGGTTCTGCCTTTCAAGCTCGATGTGAGCAACCCTGCTGAGGTTAACGGTATTGTCGGCAACTTGCCCGAGGAGTGGAGGAACATTGACGTGCTTGTCAACAATGC AGGCCTTGTCAAGGGCGTTGCTCGTGCCCCTGAAATTGCTGTGGAGGACATCAATGTTATGTTCCAAACAAACGTCACaggtctcatcaacatgaccCAGGCTATCctccccatcttcctcgcccGACCAGACGGTGGCCACGGTGATATCATCAACGTCGGCTCCATTGCTGGCCGAGAGCCCTACCCTGGCGGTGGCATCTACTGCGCTACAAAGGCTGCTGTTCGCAGCTTTACTGACAGCTTGCGAAAGGAGCTCATTGCCAGTCGTGTCCGTGTTATTGAGATTGATCCCGGTCAGGTTGAAACT GAGTTCTCCGTGGTACGATTCTACGGTGACAAGGAAAAGGCCGATGCTGTCTATGC CGGATGCGAACCGCTCACTCCCGACGACATTGCTGAGATCATCGTGTTTACCGCAACTCGCCGAGAGAacgttgttgttgctgataCGCTAGTATTCCCCAGTCATCAG gctggtgctggtatTATGCACCGAAAGACTTAG
- a CDS encoding probable DNA repair protein UVS-2, whose product MANHDVPDSTDWLTTPLTALAVVESALRCQICKDFYRTPMITTCCHTFCSICIRRVLSNEGKCPLCRASEQELKLRSNWAVEEAVQAFINARPATLDLARNANTKKISSKRKAVQDHHESGDAPDGKRLRSSTRLRNTRSPPSYTVPTEEDETVEFLEGDEDFQPEPEDGLVACPVCESRMKEWQVFKHLETCTGPVQRPRGNPGSSSNTSFSQQRHQTKAPDRLPAINYSMFKDQALRKKMADLGISNQGPRILLERRHKEWMTIWNSNCDAARPRKRHELLHDLDVWERTQGGRAPTTGRSIQNAAIIKDKDFDGAAWAAKHDSSFKDLIANAKRTRLEAKKKAEEAANESKVDGNTTPQENSDRMQDHSADLRAVSIPSSFPSRPAEGIPGRPSHSDSPSPGPSRSQSKGHRGSNRDSSRHPSDTREDGLSQA is encoded by the exons ATGGCCAACCATGATGTCCCCGACTCTACAGACTGGCTCACGACGCCACTAACTGCCCTTGCCGTAGTCGAAAGCGCTTTGCGATGTCAAATATGCAAGGACTTCTACAGAACCCCCATGATCACAACTTGCTGCCATACCTTTTGCTCAATATGTATCCGGCGAGTTTTGTCCAATGAGGGCAAATGCCCATTGTGTCGCGCATCAGAGCAAGAGCTCAAGTTGCGGAGCAATTGGGCAGTGGAAGAAGCTGTGCAAGCATTCATCAATGCCAGACCAGCAACACTTGACCTGGCGCGAAACGCAAATACCAAGAAGATAAGCTCGAAACGAAAGGCAgtccaagatcatcatgagTCGGGCGATGCACCAGATGGCAAGCGACTACGGTCATCCACGCGATTGCGAAACACTCGGTCCCCCCCCTCATATACAGTTCCtactgaagaagacgaaacTGTCGAATTCTTAGAGGGTGATGAGGATTTTCAGCCAGAGCCAG AGGACGGCCTGGTCGCGTGCCCAGTTTGCGAAAGTCGAATGAAGGAATGGCAGGTTTTCAAGCACCTCGAGACATGTACAGGACCTGTGCAAAGGCCACGAGGAAATCCTGGCAGTAGTTCAAacaccagcttcagccaACAGCGACATCAGACAAAGGCTCCGGATCGCCTGCCTGCAATAAATTACTCCATGTTCAAGGACCAAGCTTTGCGAAAGAAGATGGCTGATCTTGGTATTTCAAATCAGGGCCCTCGAATTCTTCTTGAGCGCCGACATAAAGAGTGGATGACGATATGGAATTCAAACTGCGACGCTGCTCGCCCAAGGAAACGTCACGAATTGTTACATGATTTGGATGTCTGGGAACGCACACAAGGAGGACGAGCTCCAACAACAGGGCGATCGATACAGAATGCAGCAATCATCAAGGACAAAGACTTCGACGGTGCAGCATGGGCAGCTAAACATGACTCATCCTTTAAAGACCTGATTGCAAATGCAAAGAGGACTAGGCTTGAGGCCAAAAagaaggctgaagaggctgctAATGAGTCGAAAGTGGACGGAAATACAACACCACAGGAGAACAGCGATCGAATGCAAGATCATTCTGCAGACTTGCGGGCTGTGTCAATTCCCTCGTCTTTTCCATCAAGACCGGCGGAAGGAATCCCAGGTCGACCGTCGCATTCCGATAGTCCTTCGCCTGGACCATCGCGTTCTCAGTCTAAGGGCCACCGAGGGAGCAATAGGGATTCAAGCAGACATCCATCAGACACCCGCGAGGACGGGCTCTCACAAGCCTGA
- a CDS encoding related to protein SNF7: MGELADYLINNDPSFSRSRLAARYSDFRSQRTLNPDGYQANIFAWRQALSDLVASGKISHRGSSPDHFVLKLDDSLLRSLEYKEFGQPLALGTVVREATAGRDFIPLQDFEKSQQSIYQRSWAGLPWSAMSWTLRQLGVVDPARGDDKLPTGQYVIVKNMEAAAKELGDLMARKVSRFDRVFSRAQFQKAFSVALVKGQQLTDSDLDVLLKFLSRDKEVIEYDGKTIRIKGSGEQSGITKEDAAIASLKELTESLKHQTDLLNTRIDELSQTAKEAVTKKNRVAALAALKSKKIAETSLATRYATLNQLEEVSAKLEQAADNVHLVNVMEASSGALASLNAQVGGAERVDAVMDRLREQSSATDEVSAILAESTCEPIDETALDDELEAMEAQEREKEEEKTKSKEAEEQKARDEREAAEAQKKLDELPDVPADGEEIRQKEQTPTSETGIANLAI, translated from the exons ATGGGCGAGCTCGCCGACTACCTCATCAATAACGACCCTAGCTTCAGCAG GTCACGATTAGCAGCCCGATATTCGGACTTTCGATCACAGCGCACTTTGAATCCCGATGGCTACCAAGCAAACATTTTCGCCTGGCGCCAGGCCCTCTCAGATCTTGTCGCCAGCGGCAAGATTTCCCACCGCGGGTCCAGCCCCGATCACTTTGTCCTCAAACTCGACGATTCCTTACTGCGGTCACTAGAATACAAGGAATTTGGCCAGCCCCTGGCCCTCGGAACCGTAGTGCGCGAAGCGACCGCCGGCCGGGACTTTATTCCACTACAAGATTTCGAGAAATCGCAACAGAGTATCTATCAGCGCAGTTGGGCAGGTCTACCATGGAGTGCGATGAGTTGGACTTTGCGACAGCTGGGCGTGGTAGACCCTGCCAGGGGCGACGATAAGCTGCCCACAGGTCAATATGTCATTGTCAAGAACATGGAAGCTGCCGCGAAGGAGCTGGGCGATCTGATGGCTAGAAAAGTGTCAAGATTCGATCGTGTTTTCAGCAGAGCACAATTTCAAAAAGCCTTTTCCGTGGCTCTCGTTAAAGGCCAACAGCTGACGGACTCGGACCTTGATGTTCTACTCAAGTTTTTGTCACGGGATAAGGAAGTCATCGAATATGATGGGAAAACGATCAGAATTAAGGGCTCTGGGGAGCAGAGCGGTATCACAAAGGAGGACGCTGCGATCGCCTCCCTGAAGGAGCTCACAGAAAGTCTGAAGCATCAAACCGACCTTCTTAACACACGCATCGATGAACTCTCCCAAACAGCTAAGGAAGCCGTCACTAAAAAGAACCGCGTTGCAGCTCTCGCTGCGCTTAAATCCAAAAAGATTGCAGAGACCTCGTTAGCCACTCGCTACGCGACTCTGAACCAATTAGAAGAAGTCTCCGCCAAGCTCGAGCAGGCTGCTGACAATGTGCATCTTGTTAACGTCATGGAGGCTTCTTCTGGTGCGCTGGCAAGTCTCAATGCACAAGTCGGTGGTGCCGAGCGCGTCGATGCAGTTATGGATCGCCTACGGGAGCAGAGCAGTGCGACCGACGAGGTGAGCGCTATTCTGGCCGAATCAACATGCGAGCCCATCGACGAAACTGCGCTCGACGACGAGCTCGAGGCTATGGAGGCACAAGAGCgcgaaaaggaagaagagaagacgaagagcaaggaagccgaggaaCAGAAAGCCCGCGACGAGCGGGAGGCAGCCGAGGCGCAAAAGAAGCTCGACGAATTGCCTGATGTACCTGCTGATGGTGAGGAGATCCGACAGAAGGAGCAGACACCAACATCCGAGACTGGAATTGCAAATCTGGCGATATAG
- a CDS encoding related to aminotransferase — protein MTAQPTHASEFPSNLQSGKHQINLIRGWPNPGLLPVDLLSAAAQRSLSDPAIYIPALQYGPDSGYQPLREALATWLSEHYRVERDPDRICISGGASQNVACILQSFTDPNVTQAVWCISPSYHLVFQIFRDNGFEGRLKATPEDEEGVDIEALGAKLAEFEKHAPEAKAPVSDAGKYRKHYRHVIYAVPTCSNPSGKTMSLRRREALVQLARKYDALIICDDVYDFLQWRIDSDPSKISSSLGPNEHPEMLLPRLCDIDLAMGRANNDPHGFGHAVSNGSFSKLTGPGMRTGWLEGSPAFAFGLAQTGATKSGGSPSQFSASIMADLVQSGALQERLATTLRPQLQHRHRIMMQAIHKHLGPLNVGIRDAGLVNGSVYGGYFVWLTLEEGISAKLVSEVTMTEENLVVGNGTMFQVPGDEASVYLDNAVRLAFAYVPEEDLVEGVERLSKVLRRIKANPEKYKAALASTMADNDIIDANK, from the exons ATGACGGCGCAACCAACCCATGCTTCTGAATTCCCCTCAAATCTTCAGTCGGGGAAGCATCAGATTAATCTGATTCGTGGCTGGCCAAACCCAGGTCTTCTGCCTGTTGACCTTCTCTCAGCTGCTGCTCAGCGCAGCCTTTCAGATCCAGCTATATACATTCCCGCACTGCAATACGGTCCAGATTCTGGATATCAGCCGCTACGTGAGGCATTGGCGACTTGGCTGTCAGAGCACTATCGTGTTGAACGAGATCCGGATCGTATCTGTATCTCTGGTGGTGCAAGTCAGAATGTCGCTTGCATTCTCCAGAGCTTCACAGATCCTAACGTAACTCAGGCTGTCTGGTGCATTTCACCCTCATACCACCTCgtcttccagatcttccGCGACAACGGCTTTGAGGGGCGCTTGAAGGCGACaccagaagatgaggagggtGTTGATATTGAAGCGTTGGGGGCCAAACTAgctgagtttgagaagcaCGCTCCAGAAGCCAAG GCTCCTGTGAGTGATGCTGGAAAGTACCGTAAGCATTATCGACATGTCATCTACGCGGTTCCCACTTGTTCGAATCCCTCCGGCAAGACAATGTCTCTCCGTCGTCGAGAAGCTCTTGTTCAGCTTGCACGCAAGTATGATGCCCTCATTATTTGTGACGACGTATACGATTTTCTCCAATGGCGCATCGACAGCGACCCTAGCAAAATTTCAAGCAGTCTGGGCCCTAACGAGCATCCAGAAATGCTACTCCCGCGCCTGTGTGACATTGACTTGGCTATGGGTCGTGCGAACAACGATCCCCATGGTTTTGGGCACGCTGTCAGTAATGGATCGTTCAGTAAACTCACTGGCCCTGGAATGAGAACTGGTTGGCTTGAAGGATCTCCTGCTTTTGCATTTGGATTGGCACAGACGGGTGCAACAAAGTCTGGTGGCTCGCCGAGTCAGTTTTCTGCATCTATCATGGCCGATTTGGTTCAGTCAGGGGCTCTTCAGGAGCGACTTGCCACTACGCTCAggcctcaacttcaacatcgaCACCGGATCATGATGCAAGCTATACATAAGCATCTCGGGCCTCTTAATGTTGGCATCCGAGACGCTGGCCTTGTCAACGGCAGTGTTTATGGTGGTTACTTCGTGTGGCTCACCTTGGAAGAGGGTATCTCAGCCAAGCTTGTTTCAGAAGTCACGATGACCGAGGAGAATTTAGTTGTGGGAAATGGAACTATGTTTCAAGTGCCTGGCGATGAGGCTTCTGTTTATCTGGACAACGCCGTACGGCTGGCGTTCGCATATGTCCCCGAAGAGGACCTGGTAGAAGGTGTTGAAAGGTTATCAAAGGTGCTTCGGAGGATAAAGGCCAACCCTGAGAAATACAAGGCGGCGCTTGCTAGCACAATGGCTGATAACGATATTATAGATGCCAACAAATGA